The following are encoded in a window of Lacinutrix sp. WUR7 genomic DNA:
- a CDS encoding deoxyhypusine synthase family protein: MRTKGPISQFIEKHYLHFNAAALVDAAKGYEAQLDSGAKMLVSLAGAMSTAELGKSFAEMIRQDKVQIISCTGANLEEDIMNLVAHSHYKRVPNYRDLTPQDEWDLLEKGLNRVTDTCIPEEEAFRRLQEHIVKIWKDAEANGERYLPHEYMYKMLLSGVLEQYYEIDLKDSWMYAAAEKNLPIVCPGWEDSTMGNIFASYVLKGELKASTMKSGIEYMTFLADWYTDNSQKGIGFFQIGGGIAGDFPICVVPMLYQDMERPETPFWSYFCQISDSTTSYGSYSGAVPNEKITWGKLDIDTPKFIIESDATIVAPLIFAYLLDQ; the protein is encoded by the coding sequence ATGCGTACTAAAGGACCAATTTCACAGTTTATAGAAAAACACTATTTACACTTTAATGCAGCAGCTTTAGTAGATGCAGCAAAAGGGTATGAAGCACAATTAGACAGTGGTGCAAAAATGTTAGTATCTCTTGCAGGTGCAATGAGTACCGCAGAACTTGGTAAAAGTTTTGCAGAAATGATTCGTCAAGATAAAGTACAAATCATTTCTTGTACAGGAGCAAATTTAGAAGAAGATATCATGAATCTAGTAGCACATTCACACTACAAACGTGTGCCTAACTATCGGGATTTAACACCACAAGATGAGTGGGATTTATTAGAAAAAGGATTAAATAGAGTTACAGATACGTGTATTCCAGAAGAAGAAGCATTTAGACGTTTACAAGAACATATTGTAAAGATTTGGAAAGATGCAGAAGCTAATGGTGAACGTTATTTACCACATGAATACATGTATAAAATGTTGCTATCAGGAGTATTAGAGCAATATTACGAGATTGATTTAAAAGACTCTTGGATGTATGCTGCTGCAGAAAAAAATCTACCAATTGTTTGTCCGGGATGGGAAGACAGTACGATGGGGAACATTTTTGCAAGCTACGTGCTTAAAGGAGAATTAAAAGCAAGCACCATGAAATCTGGTATTGAGTACATGACGTTTTTAGCAGATTGGTACACAGATAATTCACAAAAAGGTATTGGTTTCTTCCAAATTGGAGGAGGAATAGCTGGTGATTTTCCTATTTGTGTAGTACCAATGCTGTACCAAGATATGGAAAGACCAGAAACACCATTTTGGAGTTATTTCTGCCAGATTAGTGATTCTACAACAAGTTATGGTTCGTATTCGGGAGCAGTACCAAATGAGAAAATTACTTGGGGAAAACTAGACATAGATACACCTAAGTTTATTATTGAAAGTGATGCAACTATCGTTGCTCCGTTAATTTTTGCTTATCTTTTAGATCAGTAA
- a CDS encoding bifunctional GNAT family N-acetyltransferase/carbon-nitrogen hydrolase family protein, which produces MDTNKIDNIELKYLTVNDFEELKEATLESYGGVLNSYWKKHHIEELTSMFPEGQVVIKIDGDIAGCALSLIVDYDSIDDEHTYEDIIGGKSFKNHDPNGDVLYGIDVFIKPQYRGLRLGRRLYDYRKEVCENLNLKGIVFGGRMPNFHKHTDLTPKQYIEKVKRKEIHDPVLNFQISNDFHPVRVLKGYLEGDTASNEYAVLMEWDNIYYTKPNKKASSVKSIVRLGLIQWQMRPYKGLEDLMQQVEYFIDSVAAYRSDFAVFPEFFNAPLMAEFNHMHEPDAIRELAKFTEVIVKKMQQLSISYNINIITGSMPEVVGDKLYNVGYLCRRDGSAERYEKIHVTPDEAKVWGMQRGNKLQTFETDAGKIGILICYDSEFPELSRLLADEGMDILFIPFLTDTQNGYSRVRLCAQARAVENECYVAISGSVGNLPNVNNMDIQYAQSAVFTPCDFSFPSNGIKAEATTNTEMILVADVDLSLLKELHSFGAVKNLKDRRKDFYDVIRINNNK; this is translated from the coding sequence ATGGACACAAATAAAATTGATAATATAGAGCTTAAGTACCTAACGGTTAATGATTTTGAAGAGCTAAAAGAAGCTACTTTAGAATCGTATGGCGGTGTGCTTAATTCGTACTGGAAAAAACACCATATAGAAGAATTAACCTCTATGTTTCCAGAAGGTCAGGTAGTAATTAAGATAGATGGAGACATTGCAGGTTGTGCATTGTCTCTCATTGTCGATTATGATTCTATTGATGATGAACATACGTATGAAGATATTATTGGTGGAAAATCTTTTAAAAATCACGATCCGAATGGCGATGTGCTTTATGGTATCGATGTGTTTATAAAACCACAATACAGAGGTTTACGTTTAGGTAGAAGATTGTACGATTATAGAAAAGAGGTTTGCGAAAACTTAAACCTAAAAGGAATTGTTTTTGGAGGAAGAATGCCAAACTTTCATAAGCATACCGATTTAACTCCGAAGCAATACATTGAAAAAGTAAAGCGTAAAGAAATTCATGATCCTGTGTTAAACTTTCAAATTTCTAACGACTTTCATCCAGTTCGTGTATTAAAAGGATATTTAGAAGGTGATACAGCTTCCAACGAATATGCCGTTTTGATGGAATGGGATAATATCTATTATACCAAACCAAACAAAAAGGCAAGTTCTGTAAAAAGTATTGTAAGACTTGGTTTGATTCAATGGCAAATGCGTCCGTATAAAGGGCTAGAAGATTTAATGCAACAAGTAGAATATTTTATAGATAGTGTTGCTGCGTATCGTTCTGATTTTGCTGTGTTTCCAGAGTTTTTTAATGCGCCTTTAATGGCCGAGTTCAACCACATGCACGAGCCAGATGCTATTAGAGAGTTGGCAAAATTTACCGAAGTCATTGTAAAGAAAATGCAACAGCTTTCTATTTCGTATAACATCAATATTATTACGGGTAGTATGCCAGAAGTAGTAGGTGATAAGTTGTATAATGTGGGTTATTTATGCCGAAGAGATGGTAGTGCAGAGCGTTATGAGAAAATTCATGTTACTCCAGACGAAGCGAAAGTTTGGGGCATGCAACGCGGAAACAAATTACAAACCTTTGAAACAGATGCTGGTAAGATTGGGATTCTAATTTGTTATGATTCCGAGTTTCCAGAATTGTCCCGTTTGTTAGCAGATGAAGGTATGGATATTTTATTCATTCCTTTTTTAACAGACACGCAAAATGGCTATTCTCGTGTACGATTATGCGCACAAGCTCGAGCTGTAGAAAACGAGTGTTATGTGGCTATTTCTGGTAGCGTTGGTAATTTGCCAAATGTGAATAATATGGATATTCAATACGCGCAATCCGCTGTATTTACACCTTGTGATTTTTCATTTCCTAGTAATGGTATCAAAGCAGAAGCGACTACCAATACCGAAATGATTCTAGTTGCAGATGTAGATTTAAGTTTGTTAAAAGAACTGCATTCTTTTGGAGCAGTAAAAAATTTAAAAGATAGAAGAAAAGATTTTTACGATGTTATTAGAATTAATAACAATAAATAA
- a CDS encoding VOC family protein: METSFHMSLPCLSVTKTKDFYTKSIGASLGRTTKNWVDINLFHHQLTFIKAEKFHFNNPNYVFEGKILPSFHFGVIVDIETWERIYAKLNTQNLEVVTKATFLKDKPGEHLSFFVKDPNDYMLEFKSFKDPKQMFIS; this comes from the coding sequence ATGGAAACATCATTTCACATGTCATTACCATGTTTAAGTGTAACAAAAACGAAAGATTTTTACACAAAAAGCATTGGTGCTTCCTTAGGAAGAACGACTAAAAACTGGGTAGATATTAATTTGTTTCATCATCAATTAACGTTTATTAAAGCCGAAAAATTTCACTTTAATAACCCTAATTATGTGTTTGAAGGTAAAATATTACCATCTTTTCACTTTGGTGTTATTGTAGATATAGAAACGTGGGAGCGTATTTATGCGAAACTAAATACACAAAATTTAGAAGTAGTTACAAAAGCCACTTTCTTGAAAGATAAACCTGGAGAACATCTATCCTTTTTTGTAAAAGACCCCAACGATTATATGTTAGAATTTAAAAGTTTTAAAGACCCAAAACAAATGTTTATCTCATAA
- the speB gene encoding agmatinase: METKTYAGIPEELAKLDKAKIVLIPVPYDGTSTWQKGADKGPEAFLDASANMELYDIETGTEVYHQGVHLVDAVTENSSPEAMVEAVHQVTKKYIKRNKFVTIFGGEHSVSIGTVRAFNEMFPSLTVLQLDAHADLRKSYEGSTCNHACAMYEASQNTNLIQVGIRSMDVMEKTVMDADKTYFAHEMAVDDTWVDAAIDQMTENVFITIDLDVFDPSIMPSTGTPEPGGLLWYETMEFLKQVFEEKNVVGFDIVELCPNKIDKSSDFLAAKLYYKMLSYKFQNEEAEEVYDNSFDDEKVNKNNNTKFQDEDAY; the protein is encoded by the coding sequence ATGGAAACTAAAACTTATGCTGGTATTCCAGAAGAATTAGCAAAATTAGACAAAGCGAAAATTGTACTAATTCCTGTGCCTTATGATGGTACAAGTACATGGCAAAAAGGAGCAGATAAAGGTCCGGAAGCATTTTTAGATGCTTCTGCTAATATGGAACTTTATGATATTGAAACAGGTACTGAAGTATACCATCAAGGGGTACATTTAGTAGATGCTGTAACAGAAAATAGTTCTCCAGAAGCTATGGTAGAAGCGGTACATCAAGTAACAAAAAAGTACATTAAAAGAAACAAATTCGTAACCATCTTTGGTGGTGAACATTCTGTATCTATTGGTACGGTTCGTGCTTTTAACGAAATGTTTCCAAGCCTAACTGTTTTACAATTAGATGCACATGCAGATTTGCGTAAATCGTATGAAGGTTCTACGTGTAACCATGCTTGTGCTATGTACGAAGCTAGTCAAAATACCAACCTAATTCAAGTAGGTATTCGCTCTATGGACGTGATGGAAAAAACAGTTATGGATGCAGATAAAACGTATTTCGCTCATGAAATGGCTGTAGATGATACTTGGGTAGATGCTGCTATTGATCAAATGACAGAAAACGTTTTTATCACTATAGATTTGGATGTTTTTGATCCTTCTATCATGCCAAGTACTGGAACACCAGAACCAGGAGGTTTGTTATGGTATGAAACTATGGAGTTTTTAAAACAAGTTTTTGAAGAGAAAAACGTTGTAGGTTTTGATATCGTAGAACTTTGCCCTAATAAAATAGATAAATCTTCCGATTTTCTTGCAGCAAAACTATACTATAAAATGTTAAGCTATAAGTTTCAAAATGAAGAAGCAGAAGAGGTGTATGACAACTCTTTTGACGATGAGAAAGTAAATAAAAATAACAATACTAAATTTCAAGACGAAGATGCGTACTAA